The following coding sequences are from one Arvicanthis niloticus isolate mArvNil1 chromosome 14, mArvNil1.pat.X, whole genome shotgun sequence window:
- the Smim33 gene encoding small integral membrane protein 33 — MHQDGYYLQPSPLVNGSLDQEPQRQLPAMPPRGGDGLPLLAAIISAFVLLAICIVLVVHFGPTLHQGHATLLTEPPALKPENGIYLIRWRLLSLQDSHREGHQGLHIPHSGPALDRHRPSIDEVTYL, encoded by the exons ATGCACCAG GATGGCTACTACCTTCAGCCTTCTCCACTTGTGAATGGTTCGTTGGATCAGGAGCCTCAAAGGCAGCTCCCAGCTATGCCCCCTCGAGGTGGCGACGGGCTGCCACTGCTTGCTGCCATTATCTCAGCCTTTGTCCTGCTGGCGATCTGCATTGTGCTTGTAGTTCACTTTGGGCCTACGCTGCACCAGGGCCACGCTACCCTCCTCACAGAGCCTCCAGCCCTAAAGCCAGAGAACGGCATTTACCTCATTCGCTGGCGGCTGCTAAGCTTACAGGATAGTCACAGAGAAGGCCACCAGGGACTTCATATTCCTCATTCTGGCCCTGCCCTAGACAGGCACAGGCCCAGCATCGATGAAGTCACGTATCTGTAG